The genomic segment GAGCATCATCTCGGAGCGCAGCCAGCCCGGGGTGAGCGCGACCGACGTGCCGCCGTGCGGGGCGAGTTCCTGCGCCCAGGCGAACGCGAGCCGGTTCACCGCCGTCTTGGCCAGGTCGTAGAAGACCGACAGCCGGTAGTTGGCCTCGTTGTAGGCCGTGGTGCCGTCGCCCATCTCGACGACGAGACCGCCCGGGTTGCGGATCAGCAGCGGCATCGCGAAGTGCGCGGTCGTGATGTGCGTGTCGACGGCCAGGCGCAGCAGCCGGAAGCCGTTGTCGAGCGACTGCTCCCAGACGGGTTTGTTCCAGGTCGCCAGGGGGTCTCCGCCCCACACGTCGTTGACCAGCACGTCGAGCCGCCCCTGCTCGTCGTCGATCCGCTGCACGAGGTCGGCCACCCGGGAGGGGACGAGGTGGTCGACGGCGACCGCGATGCCCGTGCCGCCGGCCGCGGTGACCAGGTCCGCGGTCTCCTCGATCGTCTCGGGCCGGTTCA from the Paractinoplanes abujensis genome contains:
- a CDS encoding SDR family oxidoreductase; amino-acid sequence: MAEQPLTGKIALVAGATRGAGRQIAVQLGAAGATVYATGRSTRGQRSEMNRPETIEETADLVTAAGGTGIAVAVDHLVPSRVADLVQRIDDEQGRLDVLVNDVWGGDPLATWNKPVWEQSLDNGFRLLRLAVDTHITTAHFAMPLLIRNPGGLVVEMGDGTTAYNEANYRLSVFYDLAKTAVNRLAFAWAQELAPHGGTSVALTPGWLRSEMMLDHFGVTEDNWLDGAAREPHFAISESPAYVGRAVAALAADPGRARWNGKSTSSGELARVYGFTDLDGSRPDAWRYLVEVQDPGKPADVTGYR